Proteins encoded by one window of Lacipirellulaceae bacterium:
- a CDS encoding DUF1559 domain-containing protein, with protein MDQPQYQTQKARTCRPGFTLVELLVVIAIIGTLISMLLPAVQQSRESGRRISCVNNLKQLALALTNYESSRGKLPPAGKLKKQPLKEAYSSRASQHVMDMQSGTNHSWIVLTLPYLEQTSLYEQFDLKAHVSESDGDPQAVQPPTLLCPSGQAIGRAFQWSSSQGNTELFGKGNYAAYSSPFHIDDYYNPGAVHVLGVKLQQVTDGLSNTLAIAEVRTRENDRDQRGVWALPWSGSTLLSVDAHPVQYPVESEEIAEHYSPLLTQKTGFQTPNSRTVDVLYECPDKVGEQIDRMPCTEHNGYMSASPRSMHIGGVNAGFLDGSVRFVSDDVDPHTMALQISIEDGLQ; from the coding sequence ATGGACCAGCCCCAGTATCAAACGCAGAAGGCGCGAACCTGTCGTCCAGGCTTCACGCTTGTTGAACTGCTGGTCGTGATTGCGATTATTGGCACGTTAATCTCGATGCTGTTGCCCGCCGTGCAGCAATCACGTGAATCGGGGCGAAGAATCAGTTGCGTCAACAATCTCAAGCAACTAGCCCTCGCGTTGACGAACTATGAGTCCAGTCGAGGCAAGCTCCCTCCAGCAGGCAAGTTAAAAAAACAACCGCTGAAAGAGGCATATAGCAGTCGGGCATCGCAACATGTCATGGATATGCAATCGGGGACGAATCATAGTTGGATCGTTCTAACACTGCCTTATCTCGAGCAAACGTCACTTTATGAGCAGTTTGATTTGAAGGCTCACGTCTCCGAAAGCGACGGCGATCCACAGGCCGTACAGCCTCCAACGCTCCTTTGTCCAAGTGGGCAAGCTATCGGGCGAGCTTTTCAGTGGAGCTCCTCCCAGGGAAACACTGAATTGTTTGGGAAGGGCAATTATGCCGCATACTCCAGCCCTTTTCATATTGACGACTACTACAACCCCGGCGCTGTCCATGTGCTGGGCGTGAAGTTGCAGCAGGTTACTGATGGCCTCTCAAATACGCTCGCGATTGCAGAGGTCAGAACGCGAGAGAACGATCGCGACCAACGTGGAGTCTGGGCTTTGCCCTGGTCGGGATCTACCCTTCTCTCGGTGGATGCTCATCCCGTGCAGTACCCCGTCGAATCGGAGGAGATCGCTGAGCACTATTCGCCGCTGCTGACTCAAAAAACCGGGTTCCAAACTCCGAATTCTCGAACGGTCGATGTCCTTTACGAGTGCCCGGATAAAGTGGGTGAGCAGATTGACCGCATGCCCTGCACAGAACATAACGGTTATATGTCAGCCTCCCCTCGCTCGATGCACATAGGCGGAGTCAACGCAGGGTTTCTTGATGGGAGCGTCCGATTCGTGAGCGATGACGTTGATCCGCATACCATGGCTTTACAGATCTCGATTGAGGACGGATTGCAATGA
- a CDS encoding FKBP-type peptidyl-prolyl cis-trans isomerase: MNRSRITVLALALFSLVAFSCWSVAQDEELPARGANGLPPQRQLPKTDARHHSYAIGLNMGASLNDDEIEVDVDSLVAGLKDGLKRAEPRYSQEILGAAMQRLSTEQMEKAKRRMAVLKKQNEAFLAKNAQAKGVQVTKSGLQYQVLASGKGDSPKATDSVRVHYQGSLIDGSVFDGSIGGPPFEFALTPPDGRPGVIAGWIEALQRMKPGDRWRIFIPSELAYGEQGFGEVIPPHSTLVFELELIEVL, from the coding sequence ATGAACCGATCTCGAATTACCGTTTTGGCACTGGCCCTTTTTTCGCTAGTCGCATTTTCCTGTTGGTCGGTCGCTCAGGATGAAGAGCTGCCAGCTCGTGGTGCCAACGGACTTCCACCTCAGCGGCAATTGCCGAAGACCGATGCGCGGCATCATAGTTATGCAATCGGGTTGAATATGGGGGCAAGCCTGAACGATGACGAGATTGAGGTAGACGTCGATAGTCTTGTGGCTGGCCTGAAAGATGGCTTGAAGCGCGCAGAGCCTCGCTACTCACAGGAGATCCTTGGCGCTGCGATGCAGCGATTGTCGACCGAGCAGATGGAAAAAGCGAAGCGACGCATGGCGGTCCTGAAGAAACAGAACGAGGCGTTTCTCGCCAAGAACGCTCAAGCAAAAGGAGTGCAAGTCACAAAGAGCGGCTTGCAGTATCAGGTACTCGCCAGTGGAAAGGGCGATTCTCCGAAGGCGACCGATTCCGTACGCGTGCACTATCAAGGGAGCTTGATCGACGGTTCGGTATTTGATGGTTCAATCGGTGGACCACCATTTGAGTTTGCTCTGACCCCACCTGACGGCAGGCCCGGCGTGATTGCGGGCTGGATCGAAGCCCTGCAAAGAATGAAACCGGGTGATCGCTGGCGAATCTTCATCCCGTCAGAACTTGCCTACGGAGAGCAAGGTTTCGGCGAGGTGATTCCGCCGCACTCGACGCTCGTCTTCGAACTCGAGTTGATCGAGGTGCTGTGA